One Natranaerovirga hydrolytica genomic region harbors:
- a CDS encoding aldo/keto reductase codes for MMINETFFTLYNNVKIPKLGLGTFQTVDGSEKIAVKEALACGYRHIDTAKAYENEKGIGEAIKESQIPREEIFLVSKVKNSDQGYHSTLNAFDETMNNLDSSYLDLYLIHWPKKISNETWEAMEKIYNSGKVRAIGVSNFKTHHLEDLLSTAKIKPMVNQVEFHLKLQQNNLLTYCQSNHIQLEAYAPLMRGEVLNIDLLKELSLKYNKTSAQVALRFIIQKDIIVIPKSSKPHRIKENGNIFDFELSTEDMDKLTTLNENKRFYSDPDDKYS; via the coding sequence ATGATGATTAATGAAACTTTTTTCACTTTGTATAATAATGTCAAAATACCCAAATTAGGTTTAGGTACTTTTCAAACAGTAGATGGCTCTGAAAAAATAGCCGTAAAAGAAGCCTTAGCTTGTGGCTATCGCCATATTGACACGGCAAAAGCCTATGAAAATGAAAAAGGAATTGGAGAAGCCATTAAAGAAAGCCAAATTCCTCGTGAAGAAATATTTTTAGTGAGTAAAGTTAAAAATTCTGATCAAGGCTATCATTCTACCCTTAATGCTTTTGACGAAACGATGAATAACCTTGACTCTAGCTACCTTGATTTATATTTAATTCATTGGCCTAAAAAGATTTCTAATGAAACTTGGGAAGCAATGGAAAAAATCTATAATTCTGGAAAAGTAAGAGCAATAGGCGTTAGTAATTTTAAAACCCACCATTTAGAAGATTTATTATCCACAGCTAAAATAAAACCAATGGTTAATCAAGTGGAATTTCACCTTAAACTTCAACAAAACAACCTTTTAACCTATTGTCAATCCAATCACATTCAACTAGAAGCTTATGCGCCATTAATGCGTGGAGAAGTCTTAAACATAGATTTATTAAAAGAGCTATCTCTTAAATACAACAAAACCTCTGCTCAAGTCGCTTTACGTTTTATTATTCAAAAAGATATTATTGTTATTCCAAAATCCAGTAAACCCCATAGAATTAAAGAGAATGGTAATATATTTGACTTTGAACTATCTACTGAAGATATGGATAAGCTTACTACATTAAACGAAAACAAACGATTTTATTCTGATCCTGATGATAAATATTCGTAG